The Deinococcus arcticus genome contains the following window.
ACTGCTGATTCGCCTGCGGCCTGAACAGGATGGCCCCGGCTGGGACGTGCTGGCCCGCATCACGCCGAAGCCCCTGAGCGCGCGGCCCTGGCGGGTGTGCAACATGGCCGGCGGCCTGAACGCCACCATTGCCTACGCCGCCCACAAACTGGCCGGGCAGCGCGAGCAGGACCGCATTTTCAATCCCATGAGCGGCAGCGGCACCCTGCTGATCGAGCGTGACCTGATGGGCCCCAGCGCCGCCCTGGTGGGCGTGGACGTGAACCCCGAGGCCGTGACCTGCGCCCGCGCCAACATCCAGGCCGCCGGGCGCGAGATCGAGGTGGCGGTGCGTGACGCCCTGCACACCGAACTGCCCGCCCGCTCCTTTGACCTGGTGATGGCCGATCTGCCCTGGGGCGACGCCATCAGCACCCATCAGGCCAACGAAACCCTGTACCCCGCCTTCTTGCAGGAAATGCACCGCCTGACCAGCCAGCGCGGGCGCCTGTGCGTGATCACCCACGAAATCCGCCTGTTCGAGCGGGTGCTGGCCGGGCAGCAGAAGTGGAACGCCCACGAACTGTTCCAGGTCGCCAGCGGCGGGCACCATCCGAAAGGGTATTTGCTGAGTAAGAGGTAGTGGAAAGTGGGGTGTGGACAAAGAGGGGGGCAGGGCGCGGGAAGGGTCGGGGGTTGACAAACGCCCGAGTTCAGAATCAGGTTGTTCCACACCCCACTCCCCACACCCCATCTGCCACACTGCCCCCCATGACCACACCATTTCGCTGGGGCATTCTGGGGGCGGCGCGCATTGCCCAGGCACTGATTCCGGCCATTCGGGCCGCGGGGGGTGAGGTCACGGCGCTGGGGGTGCGCGACCCGCACAGCGCGCGGGCGCGCGCCTTTGCCCAGGAATGGAACGTGCCGCTGGTGGGCGGCTACGCGGACGTGCTGGGTTCGGAGGTGGAAGCGGTGTATAACCCGCTGCCAAACGACCTGCACCACCCCTGGACCCTGGCCGCCCTGCAGGCAGGCAAGCACGCCCTGACCGAAAAGCCACTGACCCTGAACGCCGCCCAGGCACAGGACCTGGCCGCTGCCGCCGAAACGGCTGGCCGGGTGCTGCTGGAAGCCTTCGCCTACCGTTTTCAGCCGCAGGTGGCCCGGCTGCGCCAGATCGTGGCGGAGGAGCTGGGCGAGGTGCGGGCCGTGCGCGCGGCCTTTGGCTTTCATATGGCCAACCCGCACGACTTCCGCTGGCACGCGGCCCAGGGCGGCGGCGCGCTGTACGACGTGGGCACGTACCCGGTCAACCTTGCCCGGCTGCTGCTGGGTGAGCCGCAGGCCGTCACAGCGGCGGCCCGCTGGACGGCGGGGGGCCCGGACAGCGGCGTGGACGTGGGCCTGAGCGGGGTGCTGACCTACCCCGGCGCCCTGGTCAGCCTGGACTGCGCCTTTGACTGGACCGAGCCCAGCACCCAGGGGGTGACGGTGGTGGGTTCGCGCGGCACCGTCAGTATGGACGGCGTGTTTCACAGCCACACCCAGGAAGCGCAGACGCTGCGGGTGACGGTGGGCGCGGGGGTGCGCGAGGAAACCTTTGGGCCCAGCAACGGCTACGCCCATATGGTCCGGCACTTCATGGCGGTGGCGGCGGGGCAGGCGCCGGCACTGTACCCACCGGCCGACGCCGCCGCCCAGGCCCGCGTGCTGGACGCCCTGTACGCCTCGGCGCGCACGGGCCGCCGCGTAGAATGCCCCGCATGACCGATCCACTCCAGGGCTGGCAGCCCGCCCCCGCCGGGCACAAGCACGTGGTCAGCATCAGCCTGGGCAACAGCAGCCGCAACGCCCGCGAGACCGTGACCGTGCTGGGCCAGCCGTTCGTGATTGAGCGCATCGGCACCGACGGCGACGCGGCCAAAATGGCGGCGCTGTTTCAGGCGCTGGACGGCCGGGTGGACGCCTTCGGGCTGGGCGGAGCAGACCTGTACGTGATTGCGGGCGGCAAAAAGTACGTGTTTGCCAACGTGCGCAAGCTGGTGGCCCACGCCCGGCAGACCCCCGTGCTGGACGGCAGCGGCCTGAAAAACACCCTGGAGCGCGACGCCATTGCCCAGCTGGATGGCCTGCTCCGCTGGCGCACCCAGAAGGTGCTGATGGTGTCGGCCGTGGACCGCTTCGGCATGGCCGAGGCCCTGTCGGAGCACGGCGCCGACGTGGTGTACGGGGACCTCGTGTTTGGCCTGAATCTGGACCGGCCGCTGCGGTCTATCGGCTCGCTGCGCCGGGTGGCGGGGCTGGTGCTGCCGCTGCTGACCCGGCTGCCCCAGGACTGGTTTTACCCCACGGGCGCCAAACAGGAGCAGAGCGTGCCCGGCAAGGGCACCAGGTATTACGCCTGGGCCGATGTGATTGCCGGCGATACCCACTATGCCAAGCGCTACGCGCCGCAGAACCTGCAGGGCAAGACCATCCTCACCCAGACCATCACCGCCGCCGACCGCGAGTGGATGAAGGCACGCGGCGTGCGGCGCCTGATCACCACCACGCCGCGCATGGGGCAGCGCAACTTTGCCACCAACGTGCTGGAGGCCATGTTCGTGGCCCTGGCCGGTCAGCAAGAAGCCCTGAGCGGCCCCCAGTACCTGGAGTACATCCGGCAGGTGGGCTTTAAACCGGAGATCAATGAGTTGAGCTGACCCTCAGCGCAGGCTGTCCAGGGCTGCACTGAGGGTCTGGACATACCGGGGATACTGCGACTTGGCCGCGTTGGCGGTCACGATGAGCAGCCCGCCCTTGACCGGCGTGGCGCGCAGATCGTTGTAGATGGGAGCGTCAGCGCCCTGCACCCAGAAGCGCAGCACCACCCAGGCGCGCGGGCCCAGCGTCTTGACGCCCCGGCTCTCCCAGCGGAACCCGGGTGCGCCCTGCACCGAGCGTTCCAGCAGGACTTTCAGGGCTGCCATGTCACCCGGCACCTCGGCGCGGCGCACGGCAAAGGCAATGTTCACGGCCCAGCCCGGCCCCGGGGTGGAATACACGGCCGTGGGCGGCGCGCCGCGCGAATACTTGAGCTTCAGGATGTCCGGCGGCATCTTCACGAACCCGGCCGGCACGGTAAAGCGCACGCCCGTGCCCGGCACCTCCACGGAAGCGGCGTGGGCGGGGGAGACCAGGGCAGCCAGCAGCAGAACAGGCAGAACGCGGCGCATGGGGGCAGTGTACGGGTGCACTGTGGGCAGCGGGTGGGCCGGGCTTCAGCCTTCAGCCGGGGGCCAGCGCCGCCTGCCACTCTGGAAACTGCGGGCTCACGCGCAGCAGGTGCAGCAGCGCGGTGCCGGGGCGGCTGTGCCACAGGTCGGCCTCATGGGCCTTTGGGTTGCGGCCCAGGCGGCGCACCGCGTCGTGCAGCAGGTAGGCCAGCAGACGCAGGGTGGCGCCCTCGCCCAGCGCTCCCGGCGCTTCGTCCTCGTAGCCGCGTCGCAGGTCCGGGGCCGCCAGCGGGCCGCCGTACGTCAGGTCCAGCACCGGGTCGCCCCAGCCCGCGTCGCCCCAGTCAATCAGGGCGGTCAGCGCGCCGTCCCCGGTCACCATCAGGTTGCCGGCGTGCAGGTCGTTGTGCAGGAAGACGGGGTGGGTGGGGGGCGGGTGGTCTGCCAGCAGGCGCTGCGTGAGGGCCGCGGCCCACGCGGCTTCCCCCGCCCCTAATCGCGCGGCCCCCGTTACCTGGGCCTGAACGCGCGCCACGTCGGGCGGGCGAATAGGTTCCAGGCGCCCCAGGGGGTCGGCCACCGGGCCCACCGCCTGGTGCAGCCGGGCCAGTTCCCGCCCGGCTTCCTGCCACGCCCGGCGCAGGCGGGGGTCGCCGGGGGGCCAGCCCAGGTCCTCCAGGCTGCGCCCCGGCGCCAGGGCATACAGCGTCACCGGCGCGTTCACAATGTCCCGGTCCTCGTCAAAGATCAGCAGTTCTGGGGTGCAGATGCCCGCCCGGAAC
Protein-coding sequences here:
- a CDS encoding quinate 5-dehydrogenase, which gives rise to MTDPLQGWQPAPAGHKHVVSISLGNSSRNARETVTVLGQPFVIERIGTDGDAAKMAALFQALDGRVDAFGLGGADLYVIAGGKKYVFANVRKLVAHARQTPVLDGSGLKNTLERDAIAQLDGLLRWRTQKVLMVSAVDRFGMAEALSEHGADVVYGDLVFGLNLDRPLRSIGSLRRVAGLVLPLLTRLPQDWFYPTGAKQEQSVPGKGTRYYAWADVIAGDTHYAKRYAPQNLQGKTILTQTITAADREWMKARGVRRLITTTPRMGQRNFATNVLEAMFVALAGQQEALSGPQYLEYIRQVGFKPEINELS
- a CDS encoding Gfo/Idh/MocA family protein translates to MTTPFRWGILGAARIAQALIPAIRAAGGEVTALGVRDPHSARARAFAQEWNVPLVGGYADVLGSEVEAVYNPLPNDLHHPWTLAALQAGKHALTEKPLTLNAAQAQDLAAAAETAGRVLLEAFAYRFQPQVARLRQIVAEELGEVRAVRAAFGFHMANPHDFRWHAAQGGGALYDVGTYPVNLARLLLGEPQAVTAAARWTAGGPDSGVDVGLSGVLTYPGALVSLDCAFDWTEPSTQGVTVVGSRGTVSMDGVFHSHTQEAQTLRVTVGAGVREETFGPSNGYAHMVRHFMAVAAGQAPALYPPADAAAQARVLDALYASARTGRRVECPA
- a CDS encoding phosphotransferase family protein; this translates as MRILPDLSPAEQAAFAGKYGLQGPLRRLPSVGMVNRVYETVWQDQPAVLRVPLPGDDEDTLTESVAAPAAFRAGICTPELLIFDEDRDIVNAPVTLYALAPGRSLEDLGWPPGDPRLRRAWQEAGRELARLHQAVGPVADPLGRLEPIRPPDVARVQAQVTGAARLGAGEAAWAAALTQRLLADHPPPTHPVFLHNDLHAGNLMVTGDGALTALIDWGDAGWGDPVLDLTYGGPLAAPDLRRGYEDEAPGALGEGATLRLLAYLLHDAVRRLGRNPKAHEADLWHSRPGTALLHLLRVSPQFPEWQAALAPG
- a CDS encoding methyltransferase domain-containing protein, yielding MPRPARPDRHAQPRRKARPRGDHRTRQPAHEYELEVLRGLEQVAATELSGVPLARDVRDLRFWYPGDPARLTRLKAAQAVYRVRTWDVPRPRGLLGHQQLGELTDFLLGTVQMGAHRSFRLAAAGKESAVMQRLAEELQTSLNLPHDPEAGELLIRLRPEQDGPGWDVLARITPKPLSARPWRVCNMAGGLNATIAYAAHKLAGQREQDRIFNPMSGSGTLLIERDLMGPSAALVGVDVNPEAVTCARANIQAAGREIEVAVRDALHTELPARSFDLVMADLPWGDAISTHQANETLYPAFLQEMHRLTSQRGRLCVITHEIRLFERVLAGQQKWNAHELFQVASGGHHPKGYLLSKR